A window of the Hordeum vulgare subsp. vulgare chromosome 5H, MorexV3_pseudomolecules_assembly, whole genome shotgun sequence genome harbors these coding sequences:
- the LOC123395165 gene encoding stearoyl-[acyl-carrier-protein] 9-desaturase 5, chloroplastic-like, whose translation MHLTAPLPSCRAFQAPLWCSCLRSKITVMATASKAKDGVPGMAFSPRKAPHRDRVAHTLPPEKREIFDSLNSWAEDNLLVLLKPVERSWQPQDYLPDPSLDRFYDEVKELRERAEEIPDDYLVCLVGDMVTEEALPTYQKMLNILDGGVRDETGSSPTSWAIWTRAWTAEENRHGDLMNKYIYLTGRVDMRQVEKTIQYLVGAGMDPRTEANPYEFFIYTSFQERATFISHGNTARHARKYGDQKLAQICGTIAADERRHELAYTKIVEKLFEVDPDYTIQAFASIMKKKITMPAHLMYDGEEDNLFEHFSAVAQRLGVYTAVDYADILEFLIQRWNVAGLIGLSGEGRRAQDYLCSLGPRFRKLVERGQGSGKQLPVVPFSWIYGRQVQL comes from the exons TTGTGGTGTTCTTGCCTGAGGAGCAAAATCACGGTGATGGCCACGGCTTCCAAGGCCAA GGATGGAGTTCCCGGAATGGCCTTCAGTCCTCGCAAGGCGCCTCATAGAGACCGAGTCGCTCACACATTGCCACCTGAAAAGAGAGAGATTTTTGATTCGCTTAACAGTTGGGCAGAGGACAACCTCCTGGTGCTCTTGAAACCGGTTGAAAGATCCTGGCAGCCACAGGACTACCTGCCAGACCCATCCTTGGATAGATTCTATGATGAAGTCAAGGAGCTGAGGGAGCGAGCCGAGGAGATCCCGGACGACTACTTGGTATGTCTGGTTGGAGACATGGTCACTGAGGAAGCACTCCCTACCTATCAGAAAATGCTCAATATCCTTGATGGCGGTGTCCGCGACGAGACCGGTAGCAGCCCAACCAGCTGGGCCATCTGGACGAGGGCATGGACGGCGGAGGAGAATCGACACGGTGATCTCATGAACAAGTATATTTATCTCACCGGTAGGGTTGATATGAGGCAGGTGGAGAAGACCATACAGTATTTGGTTGGTGCTGGAATG GATCCAAGAACCGAGGCCAACCCCTATGAGTTTTTCATTTACACGTCATTCCAAGAGAGGGCAACCTTCATATCTCACGGCAACACAGCAAGGCACGCCAGGAAGTACGGGGACCAAAAGCTGGCCCAGATATGCGGCACCATCGCCGCCGACGAAAGGCGACACGAGCTGGCCTATACCAAGATAGTCGAGAAGCTCTTCGAGGTCGATCCGGACTACACGATCCAGGCCTTCGCCAGcatcatgaagaagaagatcaccaTGCCTGCCCACCTGATGTATGATGGGGAGGAGGACAACCTGTTTGAGCACTTCAGCGCGGTGGCACAGCGGCTGGGCGTCTACACCGCCGTGGACTACGCCGACATCCTCGAGTTCCTCATCCAGCGGTGGAACGTCGCCGGCCTCATTGGGTTGTCCGGCGAAGGGCGGCGCGCTCAGGATTACCTATGCTCCCTAGGACCAAGGTTTAGGAAACTGGTTGAGCGAGGTCAGGGGAGCGGGAAGCAGTTGCCGGTTGTTCCATTCAGCTGGATTTATGGCAGGCAAGTGCAGCTTTGA